A single Ciona intestinalis chromosome 12, KH, whole genome shotgun sequence DNA region contains:
- the LOC100187213 gene encoding uncharacterized protein LOC100187213 — translation MLLTNHCHDLIPRPVHDFPEVVTPRMYFISSVPLLQYPCHINTGVPLYDDVPVISRGHKAPTKLGSQAFNTSSPKIKQKVAVRHQPYRKMERIESEAFAAETSGKKSPILLQLLQSPNEGGKCKSKAKSKENYEPGAAKLSLSPAEEAFGFVGENLQRTFQFFHSIPLIGETGSWKSKELFQSLWAEIFVIFCTQNGFPMEAIEKSLASRYTTMDSVRSRRDILKIRDFVRRCRDMDLTSFEYDYLRGAVLCSKGGFVTDFVSPNCGNVRSTQISLSLLTLRAVSSQSISDIFLCPVFGPSDIKRIHSGDVMQQFQQ, via the exons ATGCTATTAACTAATCATTGTCATGACTTAATTCCACGACCTGTGCACGATTTCCCTGAAGTAGTGACACCTcgaatgtattttatatccTCTGTACCCCTGCTCCAGTACCCCTGCCATATTAATACAGGCGTCCCACTGTACGACGATGTGCCAGTGATCAGCAGAGGCCACAAAGCACCGACAAAGCTAGGGTCACAAGCCTTTAACACGTCTTCCccaaaaataaagcaaaaagtTGCCGTGAGAcatcaaccatacagaaaaatggAACGAATTGAGAGCGAGGCGTTTGCGGCAGAAACCTCGGGAAAGAAGTCGCCCATTCTGCTACAACTGCTCCAATCACCGAACGAAGGGGGCAAATGCAAAAGCAAAGCTAAATCAAAAGAAAATTACGAGCCAGGTGCAGCCAAATTAAGCCTGTCTCCCGCCGAAGAGGCGTTTGGCTTTGTGGGAGAAAATTTGCAAAgaacatttcaattttttcattCGATCCCATTGATTGGCGAAACTGGCAGTTGGAAGAGTAAAGAGCTTTTTCAAAGCTTGTGGGCCGAAATCTTTGTGATTTTCTGCACCCAGAATGGCTTTCCGATGGAGGCGATTGAAAAGAGCTTGGCTTCTCGCTACACGACGATGGATTCCGTGCGTTCTAGGCGCGACATCCTGAAAATACGAGACTTTGTTCGACGATGCAGGGATATGGACTTGACAAGCTTCGAGTACGATTATCTACGTGGTGCAGTTTTGTGCAGTAAag GTGGATTTGTTACCGATTTCGTTTCTCCTAACTGTGGCAATGTCCGGAGTACACAAATTTCTCTGAGCCTATTGACGCTGAGAGCTGTATCCTCTCAAAGCATATCTGATATATTTCTGTGCCCTGTTTTCGGACCTTCCGATATCAAAAGAATCCACTCCGGCGACGTAATGCAGCAATTTCAGCAGTAA
- the LOC101242878 gene encoding LOW QUALITY PROTEIN: kinase D-interacting substrate of 220 kDa B-like (The sequence of the model RefSeq protein was modified relative to this genomic sequence to represent the inferred CDS: substituted 1 base at 1 genomic stop codon), which translates to MTEKKHLIELKTIGPYIIHDFVEQGNVGAIRDVLLKHHDFVDQKNDAGLTALHLACKRGHEEIVTTLIEHGYSAMVKDNDDFTALTYACRGGHLACVMVLMQFRPNIEQADVNGWTCLMWAVYKGHPEVVRHLLQEGANVHVSVSYNMTCLLWAAGRGFLDIVKMLLIKGAKVNHADKFGSTALVWASRRGYCDIVQYLLNKKADPNLVGANGCSSLIVAMKGGHEACVRILLSNSRLNVNQADREGQTTLSYATKSGTDEIVNELLEHGAYLNITDNHGDTPLIKAVKHTRLNTVRVLLARFADVNIQGKEGKTALHMACTMGSNAIVQEILNCSPELEIQNETRETALVCAIKQGNFLISEMLVNHGADAGARDANHDTTLHLALKLNNIQLIELLLRDPKNGKLLYQPNKLGETPYDIDAASSNHLLSQIFGSKGFSAFAASNNMHFDLYSCAVAEMLTEPSFETPICIGLYAKWGSGVSFVLDKIKQQINLFTSFLPHQPLQLSWDIYFTIVFLSAFAASIFAFAFHNRLIAGLTTFFVLFGIPFIFGMFVYIGTSSFQWKWTVSSNHYMKKKWSYFKTIQILLFYSSYKKSMGRVRFIFNPTLKLSSVKEEDVVNDQVASLTSVIENSLGSITFRIARGLEFNHSNSVKVARKFCCVPVYLWVVFSLLCINAIVLLVLSLHGPAPMYSASYNATSVGYSDPRHICIFLLSSIVALLLLAATPTLIKVISSLLTNPKSLRASRSQKLQRKSIHKICSGLRAVDXFTNTQSRICILVNGLESHNCKLFLRFFNSNHLLFCVPPIITIVCIDNKLFNIALDKSFEEFEINGKDWLQTVVQLPVFLSEKLRKKKFFQTPDSETDSEFKYNRNRRKSHLKKFDLARWMSSDDCFQPITPQILRRITVIQSLTARMLRARGKDFLWSNLSAWIILTEVWPYTVMCLICYVEKVKVAPSRPLKSVYFELAQHYPLSNSVDSGDAESLLNYLSSKCSSILIQDIINFIPGTINLDPKLEELTPNFHNTGSMVSSASSVKLTLKTSDSNLSSVMAGASMPCSDWTVEDVCYHWKCIPGLDKRNLLKYEKFITTNNFNGLVLVSCDVGELKQELNTSFGDWCLIKKFLLYLKGRTAAPRVLAKTVSFSSATENEAKESDTEPVKTGSEPLLHLGTLANSDRVAYNEAFKEYLKLQCHNSQSTLDNEPRTTAHSNQTMDGENVPLMANQCDINGNA; encoded by the coding sequence ATGACTGAGAAAAAACATCTGATTGAATTGAAGACCATTGGCCCCTATATTATCCATGATTTTGTGGAGCAGGGCAACGTAGGAGCTATCAGAGATGTGCTTTTAAAACACCACGATTTCGTTGATCAGAAAAATGATGCCGGTTTAACTGCCCTGCATTTAGCATGCAAACGTGGGCATGAAGAAATTGTGACCACTCTAATTGAGCATGGGTATAGTGCAATGGTAAAGGACAATGATGACTTTACTGCATTGACGTATGCTTGCAGGGGAGGCCACCTTGCCTGTGTGATGGTTTTAATGCAGTTTAGACCTAATATTGAACAAGCTGATGTGAATGGTTGGACTTGTCTCATGTGGGCTGTGTATAAAGGCCACCCTGAAGTTGTAAGACACCTCTTGCAAGAAGGGGCTAATGTACATGTCAGTGTCTCATACAACATGACCTGCCTGCTGTGGGCTGCTGGGCGTGGCTTTTTGGATATCGTTAAAATGCTCCTAATTAAAGGTGCGAAGGTAAACCATGCTGATAAGTTTGGAAGTACGGCACTGGTGTGGGCTTCTCGGCGCGGTTATTGTGACATAGTACAGTATTTGCTTAACAAAAAGGCTGACCCAAATCTAGTCGGCGCTAATGGATGCAGCAGTTTAATTGTGGCCATGAAAGGTGGCCATGAGGCTTGTGTAAGAATTTTGCTGTCAAATTCAAGGCTTAATGTCAACCAAGCGGATAGAGAAGGCCAAACTACACTCAGTTACGCAACTAAATCTGGTACAGATGAAATAGTGAATGAATTACTGGAGCATGGGGCATATCTTAACATTACAGACAACCATGGAGATACGCCACTAATTAAAGCAGTGAAGCACACAAGGTTAAACACTGTGCGTGTATTACTGGCCAGATTCGCAGATGTAAATATACAAGGCAAAGAAGGAAAAACAGCTCTGCACATGGCTTGTACAATGGGCTCTAATGCAATTGTACAGGAGATTTTAAACTGCTCACCAGAATTGgaaatacaaaatgaaacgCGCGAAACTGCCCTTGTATGTGCTATCAAGCAGGGCAACTTTTTGATCAGTGAAATGCTAGTTAACCATGGTGCAGATGCGGGGGCACGTGATGCAAATCATGACACCACACTCCACCTTGCCCTAAAGCTCAACAACATTCAACTAATCGAATTACTGCTAAGAGACCCAAAGAACGGAAAACTGCTATACCAACCAAACAAGCTAGGTGAAACACCATATGATATAGACGCTGCTAGCAGCAACCATTTGCTTTCACAGATTTTTGGATCAAAGGGTTTTTCTGCCTTTGCTGCTTCAAATAACATGCATTTTGATTTATACAGCTGCGCAGTAGCGGAAATGCTAACAGAGCCTTCGTTTGAAACTCCTATCTGTATTGGTTTGTATGCAAAGTGGGGCAGCGGAGTGTCTTTTGTTctagataaaataaaacaacaaatcaaCCTCTTTACAAGTTTCTTACCCCACCAACCACTACAACTATCATGGGACATATACTTTACCATTGTGTTCCTATCTGCATTCGCAGCCAGCATTTTTGCCTTTGCTTTTCACAACCGACTGATTGCAGGCTTGACAACATTCTTTGTGCTATTCGGAATCCCTTTCATATTCGGCATGTTCGTTTACATAGGAACTTCATCTTTTCAGTGGAAATGGACTGTATCGTCAAACCATTACATGAAGAAAAAGTGGTCCTACTTCAAAACAATACAAATCCTTCTCTTCTACAGCAGCTACAAAAAATCCATGGGCAGAGTTCGGTTCATTTTTAACCCCACTTTAAAACTGTCATCTGTAAAAGAAGAAGACGTAGTGAATGACCAAGTGGCTTCCCTTACTTCTGTAATAGAAAACTCCTTGGGAAGTATAACCTTTCGAATAGCAAGAGGCCTTGAATTCAACCATAGCAATAGTGTAAAAGTCGCCCGGAAATTTTGCTGCGTTCCTGTTTATCTATGGGTAGTTTTCTCTCTACTCTGCATAAACGCTATTGTTCTTTTAGTCCTCTCACTTCATGGTCCTGCCCCTATGTATTCTGCATCTTACAACGCAACATCTGTTGGTTACAGTGACCCAAGACATATATGTATCTTCTTATTGTCCTCAATTGTTGCTCTACTACTTCTAGCTGCAACACCCACTCTAATAAAGGTAATCAGCTCCTTACTGACCAACCCAAAATCTCTTAGAGCCTCTAGGAGCCAAAAGTTACAAAGAAAAAGCATCCACAAAATATGCTCAGGGCTAAGAGCAGTAGATTAATTCACCAACACACAGTCAAGGATTTGCATTCTTGTAAATGGCTTGGAGTCCCACAACTGCAAACTCTTTCTGCGATTTTTCAACTCAAATCACCTTCTGTTTTGTGTACCACCTATCATTACTATTGTATGTATTGATAACAAACTGTTTAACATTGCCCTTGACAAATCGTTTGAAGAGTTTGAAATCAATGGAAAAGACTGGCTTCAAACCGTGGTTCAATTGCCGGTATTTCTTTCGGAAAAACTgcgaaaaaagaaattttttcAAACCCCCGATAGCGAAACTGACTCTGAGTTTAAATACAATCGTAACCGCCGTAAAAGTCACCTTAAAAAGTTCGACTTGGCAAGATGGATGTCATCGGACGACTGTTTCCAGCCTATTACGCCACAAATCTTAAGACGTATCACCGTAATACAGTCTCTGACTGCTCGCATGCTTCGTGCAAGAGGAAAGGATTTCTTATGGAGCAATTTATCTGCTTGGATAATCCTAACTGAAGTGTGGCCGTACACAGTCATGTGTTTGATATGCTACGTCGAAAAGGTTAAAGTAGCTCCTAGTAGACCATTAAAGTCTGTTTACTTTGAGTTAGCACAGCATTACCCACTTTCAAACAGTGTAGACAGTGGAGACGCTGAATCACTGCtgaattatttatcctcaaaaTGTTCTTCAATTCTGATCCAGGACATCATTAATTTCATTCCTGGAACAATAAATCTTGATCCTAAGCTGGAGGAACTTACTCCTAACTTCCACAACACAGGGAGTATGGTGTCCTCCGCTAGTAGTGTGAAACTCACGCTAAAAACCTCAGACTCGAACCTGAGTTCTGTAATGGCAGGAGCAAGCATGCCTTGTTCAGATTGGACAGTAGAAGACGTCTGCTACCATTGGAAATGCATTCCAGGCCTTGACAAGCGGAATTTGCTGAAATATGAGAAATTTATCACGACCAACAACTTCAATGGGCTGGTGCTCGTCTCCTGCGACGTGGGAGAACTCAAACAAGAACTGAATACCTCATTTGGTGATTGGTGCTTGATAAAGAAATTCCTCTTGTATCTCAAAGGACGCACTGCTGCGCCAAGGGTGCTGGCTAAAACAGTATCATTTTCTTCAGCTACCGAAAACGAGGCGAAAGAAAGTGACACGGAACCGGTTAAAACTGGCTCTGAACCGCTTTTGCATTTGGGAACTTTGGCGAACAGTGACAGGGTTGCTTACAATGAAGCGTTCAAGGAATACCTGAAACTGCAGTGCCATAACTCGCAATCGACTTTGGACAACGAGCCGCGTACGACTGCACACAGTAATCAAACCATGGATGGTGAAAATGTGCCTTTGATGGCAAATCAATGTGATATCAATGGAAACGCTTGA